In Erigeron canadensis isolate Cc75 chromosome 6, C_canadensis_v1, whole genome shotgun sequence, the following are encoded in one genomic region:
- the LOC122603460 gene encoding serine carboxypeptidase 3-like, which produces MQEQQSYFYNFYSKERQNCRMFYFFFESRKAKADPVVIWLTGGPGCSSELALFYENGPFKLTNNLSLVWNDYGWDKVSNIIYIDQPTGTGFSYSSSDQDTRYNETGVSNDLYNFLQAFFKVHPDYVKNDFYIMGESYAGHYIPALATRINKGNKKKKGIHINLKGMGIGNGLTNPEIQYPAYTDFALANKIISKTDYDKINLQIPACVKAIRQCGTTGTETCYSAYIKCQPLLFDIINLIDNKNYYDIRKKCEGRYCYDFSQVEKFLEEVSVKKALGVPSNIRFVSCNNRVQDAMINDWMRNLALGIPDLLEQNIQLLIYTGEFDLICNWLGNWRWVHAMAWSGQKEFVAASNVSYLVDGKEAGILKNHGPLTFIKVQNAGHMVPMDQPRVALRMLELWITGKLTSLQNDVVPPL; this is translated from the exons ATGCAAGAACAGCAGTCCTATTTCTATAACTTCTATTCTAAAGAGAGACAGAATTGCAGGATGTTCTACTTTTTCTTTGAATCGAGAAAGGCCAAAGCTGACCCGGTTGTCATATGGCTAACGGGAGGACCGGGTTGCAGCAGTGAATTGGCTCTGTTTTATGAAAATGGTCCTTTCAAGCTTACCAACAACTTATCACTTGTTTGGAATGATTATGGCTGGGATAAG GTTTCTAACATAATATACATTGATCAACCTACTGGTACCGGTTTTAGTTATAGTTCTAGTGATCAAGACACACGGTACAATGAAACCGGAGTTAGCAATGACCTCTACAACTTTTTACAG GCCTTCTTCAAGGTCCATCCTGATTATGTCAAAAATGATTTCTACATCATGGGAGAATCATATGCGGGACACTACATTCCAGCTTTAGCTACTCGGATTAACAAgggaaacaagaagaaaaaagggATTCACATAAATTTGAAAGGCATGGGAATCGGAAATGGGCTAACTAATCCAGAAATCCAGTATCCAGCATACACAGATTTTGCTTTGgctaataaaataatatcaaaaacaGATTATGACAAAATAAACCTACAAATTCCAGCTTGTGTAAAAGCAATCAGACAATGTG GCACAACGGGTACAGAGACTTGTTATTCTGCCTATATCAAATGCCAGCCACTATTATTTGACATAATCAATCTTATAGacaataaaaat TATTACGATATAAGGAAGAAATGTGAGGGGCGCTACTGCTATGACTTTTCACAAGTGGAAAAATTTCTAGAAGAAGTATCAGTTAAAAAAGCATTAGGGGTACCCAGCAATATACGTTTTGTTTCGTGTAATAACAGAGTGCAGGATGCAATGATCAATGATTGGATGAGAAATCTGGCACTCGGGATTCCGGACCTTCTGGAACAGAATATTCAACTGCTCATATACACAGGAGAATTTGATCTTATTTGCAACTGGCTCG GGAACTGGAGATGGGTGCACGCCATGGCTTGGTCGGGTCAGAAAGAATTTGTTGCAGCTTCAAATGTTTCGTACTTAGTTGACGGAAAAGAAGCTGGCATTTTAAAGAACCATGGGCCACTCACTTTCATCAAGGTTCAGAATGCTGGACACATGGTTCCTATGGATCAACCCAGGGTTGCACTAAGGATGTTGGAGCTGTGGATCACAGGGAAACTTACTTCGCTTCAGAATGATGTGGTTCCGCCTCTTTGA
- the LOC122603462 gene encoding uncharacterized protein LOC122603462 isoform X2, giving the protein MESDEPTTTICTVVAIDHTNLHYTVCSLCEKTIHESVCKHCTFSRNSATAAPSPKRLFRVLMSIATDTNVFVVVFFDRAAKVLFGCSAQDFFEFSKIHPFSGETASKILEGEMLRVTLSKPKNGNAQHQRVVSVVPLKTGFRPVIETLRELYRNS; this is encoded by the exons ATGGAATCAGACGAACCAACCACCACAATATGCACAGTGGTCGCCATTGATCACACAAATCTGCATTACACAGTGTGTTCCTTGTGTGAAAAAACTATACATGAATCCGTTTGCAAGCATTGCACATTTAGTAGAAATAGTGCCACTGCCGCTCCTTCTCCTAAACGTCTGTTTCGTGTTCTTATGTCGATAGCAACCGATACAAATGtgtttgttgtagtgttttttgatAGGGCTGCTAAGGTTTTGTTTGGTTGTTCTGCTCAAGATTTCTTTGAGTTTTCCAAGATTCATCCTTTTTCAG GTGAGACTGCAAGTAAGATTCTGGAGGGAGAGATGTTGCGGGTGACACTTTCGAAACCAAAAAATGGTAATGCACAACATCAAAGAGTTGTATCAGTTGTTCCTTTGAAAACCGGTTTTCGTCCTGTGATAGAGACATTGCGTGAACTATATCGA AATAGTTGA
- the LOC122603462 gene encoding uncharacterized protein LOC122603462 isoform X1: MESDEPTTTICTVVAIDHTNLHYTVCSLCEKTIHESVCKHCTFSRNSATAAPSPKRLFRVLMSIATDTNVFVVVFFDRAAKVLFGCSAQDFFEFSKIHPFSGETASKILEGEMLRVTLSKPKNGNAQHQRVVSVVPLKTGFRPVIETLRELYRVRADNWLLSHFDCYFFML; encoded by the exons ATGGAATCAGACGAACCAACCACCACAATATGCACAGTGGTCGCCATTGATCACACAAATCTGCATTACACAGTGTGTTCCTTGTGTGAAAAAACTATACATGAATCCGTTTGCAAGCATTGCACATTTAGTAGAAATAGTGCCACTGCCGCTCCTTCTCCTAAACGTCTGTTTCGTGTTCTTATGTCGATAGCAACCGATACAAATGtgtttgttgtagtgttttttgatAGGGCTGCTAAGGTTTTGTTTGGTTGTTCTGCTCAAGATTTCTTTGAGTTTTCCAAGATTCATCCTTTTTCAG GTGAGACTGCAAGTAAGATTCTGGAGGGAGAGATGTTGCGGGTGACACTTTCGAAACCAAAAAATGGTAATGCACAACATCAAAGAGTTGTATCAGTTGTTCCTTTGAAAACCGGTTTTCGTCCTGTGATAGAGACATTGCGTGAACTATATCGAGTAAGAGCTGATAACTGGCTACTTTCTCATTTTGATTGTTACTTCTTCATGCTGTGA